In the genome of Primulina tabacum isolate GXHZ01 chromosome 13, ASM2559414v2, whole genome shotgun sequence, the window GCACATCGTCAACTGGAAGccattgatgccaaaacctcCAGAGGAAGAAAGACATAGTAGGCCTCAGCCAACTGCCCCAGCAAGGAGTGAAGATATCAGAAAACTTGGTCTCTCAAGCGGACAAGCTCCCATGCGGATTTCAGCGAAAAAAAACACCGTCAGAACTATGCACCCAAATAGCCGAATCGGGCTCCCCCGATGCAATAGGGATCAGAGTAATAGTCTCAGCAACAGAGGGTGGGACAACTGAGCAGAGGAGGTCAAAATCCCAAGCCCCATCTGAAAGAAAGTGAGAAACACGGACACCCCGATCCCCCCTAAGCAGGACCTGACTAGACAAGGGAACATCCCCACACCAGATGTCATCCCAAAAAGCAACATCTCCCACCCCAATTCTCCATCGAATGCCAGATTCAGCACGAGCCCTAATCTTAAGCAAACgacgccaagtgggagaaatgaacCCAGCAGATGAACATAAGCTGGATGCACCAACTGGCAGTATTTTCTCATCATGAATTTGGCCCATAGGGATGAACCTTGACGAAAACGAAACCATAATTTaatggagaagctatccacaATATCTTTGAGCCTGCGAAATCCAAGACCCCCTTCAGAGACAGGAAGACATGCACGAGACCACCtcgcccaatgccatttcttatCCAAGGATCTGGATCCCCACAGGAAACCATTGAAAACATTCTCAAGCCTCTCCATAACTGCCAGAGGTGGCTGGACTACCTGGAACATGTAAATGGGAACCGAAAGGAGGACACTCCCTAAGGAGAGTCATACGGCTCCCCGGGGAAAGAGTTTTAAGCTCCCAACCCTCCAACTTCTTACTCACCATCTGCACAAGGGGATCAAAAAGAGAGCAAACTCTATTCCCACGAAACAAAGGAACTCCGAGGTATTTGATAGGAAAACAACCCTCCCCAAACCCAGTGATACGAAGGAGACGGGAACGAGTACGACCAGaacacctcggaggcaaaataaTGACACTCTTAACTGCATTCACCAACTGCCCCGAGCAGTTTTTCATAGTGATGCAAAAAATCCATGAGACTGTTCATCTCCACGAgtcccaccattggcaaaaataatgatatcatcagcataggccaggTGGGAAAGAAGGAGATCACAACCAGATCGGTACCTAATCGCAGGATACTGACGATAAAGACGATCAAGACCACGCGAAAGGTACTctgcccccaaaatgaaaagaagtggGGACAAAGGGTCGCCCTGCCGGAGACCCCTAGTGGATCCAAAGAATCCAGTGAGtgaaccattgatattaactGAAAATGGCAATGAGAAATGCAGGCAGATATCATCGACACTACCTGCTCTGAAAAGCCATAATGCCTCAAGACATCCAACAGAAAAGACCATTGGACCCTATCATAAGCTTTAGCCATATCcagtttcaaaataacattgccaccacgggtggggagagaaagactatgagtgagctctTGAGCAAGGAGGATATTATCCGAAATCACCCGCCCTGGAACAAAGCACTCTGATTCACGAAACCAGCCTCTCCGCCACCTCCTTCAGCCGAGAATATAAAGTTTGGAATTATCTTATTAGTCACATTACACAGCTGATAGGACGAAAGTCCGACCAAGCCTGAGCCCCATGACTTTGGGAATCAATGTgatcgtggtggcagtaaacCCTGTGGCAAGGGACTACCCCGAAAGAAATCCAGGACCgcatcaaaaacatcctgatggacaatctcccagcaatgctgaaagaaggccGAAGAGAATCCATCAGGCCCCGCCACACTATCACGATGAATGGAGAAACAGTCGCCCGCACCTCCTCCAAAGAAGGAGGGGCAGCAATATTTGCGTTCTCCAAATCCGAGATCACCAAGGGGAAATCAGAAAAATCTGGGCAAGAACGCACAAAAGGATCCCCAGTAAGCAGGTTTGAAAAAAGGCGGCCCCAGACTGCTGAATAAGCTCAGGGGAAGTAATGCAAGAGCCATTATCCCAAATACGAAAGATTTTATTAGCCACCCTTTTTTTCTTGACCATATTGtggaagagtttggtgttcctctcaccatcctctaaccaCCTACAAGCGGCTTTTTGccgccaaaaatccgcctccatggcggtaacCCTAGCAAGATCTGCATTGCAATTGGACAAACTAGTCCAATGCAAATCCGAAGGAGCAGCCTCGCAATCTGCCTCAGCAATCCGGACAGCCTGCTCCGCCTCAGCAAGTTTGGCAAAAAGATCACCAAAAACACTCTTATTCCACCACTTCAGATGGCTTTTGAGGCGCTTCAATTTCACAAAAAGACGGGGCATACCGTTCAAATGACACGGtaaattccaattaagcctcaccgtctgcaaaaaaccatggtgcctgAGCCACATGCTCTGAAAGCGAAAAGAACTCGGCCCACTAGCAAAGACCGGGACTGACACAAAAAGAGGACAATGGTCAGAGACCGTACGAATGAGGTGCTCCACACGAATAGAATGAAAATGgtcaccccaatcaacagacACAAAAACCCGATCAagacgcttccaaatggtcttgttCGTCcacgtgaacgaagacccctcaaaaccagcatctactaacccagaatccaaaataaagtgattaaaTTCTTCCATGGGAAGCAACCGCCCACCAGAAGAACCCAAACACTCCGACGAATTCCTGACTACATTAAAGTCGCCACCAACAAGCCAAGGACCCTGAGCAGGCTTAACCTGAAGCAAAGAATTCCAAAGCTGTCTGCGCTCAATGTAGTCACACTTAGCATAAACAAAGGAACAAAAGACAGTGGTCGGCAAAAAAGTAGCAGAAACCCGGAAGTGAAGGAATTGAGTGTGATCAAAAAGACACTCAACCATGACATCCTCAGCAAAGAAAACCCAGATATGACCCGAGGAGTTCGATATAACTCGAGAAAAAACCAAAACGACGAGTCATAAAACGAACatccagatcaatcatgggTTCCAAAATAGCCAAGATCTTGACTCTCTTATCTTTAACGTGGGCATGTAGCCTTTGTTGAGACTCCGAGCTCCGGAGCCCCCTGACATtccatatgagaaaattcatggagAATGGGCACCAGAACCGCCCTGTCGCTTTTTACGCGACCTATGAAAAGCATTCTCCTTCCTTTTCTTAATATCCCCCATATCAGCATCCAGAATACGACCTTCAGACCTACAGCCATCACCCGACTCAGAATGCCGATCGAATTCCTGATCAGTATCTCCAGCAGATTCCAGCCGGGAAGACCAGCTCACTGACAGAAGGACCCTGCCTAGCAACCAATTCCTCTACCGTAGAGGAAGCATCATCAGGAGACAAAGGAACAGAGGGGATGGAATGACTACTGTGATTCAAAGTACAAGGCCCCAGAGAACCAAACACAGGCAACTCACTAGTAGACGGGACCCCAATACCATCCACACAATCATCCAACTGTAACCCTCCATCAATACCTCATCAGTGAGGATCACACCCTCAACAAGAACAGACTCCAAAGGATCCTTTCCAGAAGACCCAACACCGGCATCCTCCAGATGACCACATGGAGGGTCCATATCAACACAATCTAATCCAACAGGATCAGGCTCCGCATCTGTCCCATTGCGAGAGCACCTCAAAAGGATTCACTCAAGAGGATTCTTTCTTGGAAGAACCTGCCGAACTGGCCTCTGTCTCCCTCTACGTCTGGGACACCGTGC includes:
- the LOC142522129 gene encoding uncharacterized protein LOC142522129, with product MKNCSGQLVNAVKSVIILPPRCSGRTRSRLLRITGFGEGCFPIKYLGVPLFRGNRVCSLFDPLVQMVVQPPLAVMERLENVFNGFLWGSRSLDKKWHWARFIPMGQIHDEKILPVGASSLCSSAGFISPTWRRLLKIRARAESGIRWRIGVGDVAFWDDIWCGDVPLSSQVLLRGDRGVRVSHFLSDGAWDFDLLCSVVPPSVAETITLIPIASGEPDSAIWVHSSDGVFFR